The sequence TGAATTAAATTGGGCCTTAACAGATATAAACTCATGTTTCATTTGATTAGTCATGGATTGAATTTGTtgaaaaatcaaattaaattgaCATGAAGGATCAACAGAATATGGAACTATTTGAGTGGTTTTAATTTTACCTTCTTGAATAGTTTGTTGAAATTGGGGGCCTGTGTCCATATTGTACCAGTTCCTCTCCCTCTAATTGTGAAGGCTCCTCTTCTGTTCTTTCTTCCCCTGTAGATGTAGCGACAGGCTTTACTTGCTTACAGGCCTTTTGTTTTGCCCTAGTCTGACCAGCAACGCTCGTCGACAAGGGTTCCGTAGTCTGATACAGCACAGCCGTTTTTAGTAGTGCGGAGCCCCGCGTACACAGTTGTTCTTGCGACATCACTTTGGGAATTCTCTTTCTCACTCCAGAACCATCTTCGTCGATGGAGTATGtggccaagtactgaaaacctgtgctgaccaacaggCCAATTTATTCACTGATATCTtccaacatctcactctgacagggcatGATACTGTTGTGTTTAGAAGAGTATCagatttggtgggttcacagaaagatgattctggacacaagtgttacaatcacatgcaacttttattaacacacgagAAATAGGGGAGAACGTTAAATGGTATTCGATCACTATTTCACTTGAACGACAATGcagacattcacctcagacttCAGTTGGACTCCGACAACAGTAAACCTATACTCGACTCGCTCACGCACTACAAACCTGGACTCTCAAACACACCTGGTTCCCTGACCAATAGGGGTATGACTCTGCAAGTATGATGTATTGCAATACTAAGGCTCAGCTtcaatgtagtgcacaccttatccaCAACACTTTCAGTGATTTCCACAGTAGCAACCTAGCATAGAGCTATGTCTAAGGGCTTGGAcataaggcagagagaaagaatgtgctgtgcgttggtgttatatacaatgctaatctgtgcttcgagccaataatgaccctaggtgatttaaattagccaacagcaaggtgagCACTAatagtggccggagtccaaccttgattgatagGTGATTTgatttccgaataagtttcaaacGGGAAGAACATATGACCACCCACattacacacattccagacaggcagggaattcACGTTTCCTCTACACACAATAGATCACCAAATAGCAGCATTACAGTGGCACAAGCACAGGTCAAGGCATTTTAAAGGACATTCAGGAGGTATATGCTGTTGGGTGTGAAGATGTCACCCAGAAAGTGCTTTGGAAGTCAAGAATGAGGCCCAAAACTTCCCCTCTACCATTTTTATTCagtccatctgtctcctttccttcagataCCCACCCCCTTCCATACCCTCTTCTGTCAGGGAAatctccccctatcacttctcagcttctttctcttctctcctcccacCTGTAATCACATTTCGCCTGTGCtgcttcccctgcccctccctcctttttTCATATTCCTGACAAAGGCTCAAAGTCTGAGATGCCGGCTGCTGTgtgtcctgttgagtttctccagcaatattATATTCCATCCTgggactctccaaccagatggcattaatatcaacctccagtttctggtatccctgtttcctttcctccagctgccCACCCCCTTCAATTCTTTCTcccatcagagagctacccttcttagccctctcccCACCACTTCTCACCTTCTCTCTCTTCTATCCTATGTCCAGTATCTAGCTGTAaacccgtgctcctcccccttagCTTTTAATTCAGGCGACTGCCTCATTTTCGGCACCCCTGGGGAAGGGCTCAGTCTCGAAATTCtgactgctttttacttcctatggatgttgcatgaccttctgaatttctccagcatttgtgtcctgcATTAGATCTCAGCATCTGCACACCCTCATCATCTGAAAATCCTGAGGTTGCAGCGTCGAGTTTCAAACTTAAACAATGGGAAACTCCAAAAGGAACTTGCACAGCTAACTCCTGTCCAGCAGTTAACGACACTGTCGTCTTCTGGCTGGTTTATGATCTCGTCACAAAAGCCCAGCCATGCAGGCACCAGGTCAGAGGTCACCACCACAATCACCTCagcagcaacacacaaaatgctggagaaaccgagtaggtcaggcagcatccacggaaggCAACAGACAGCAGGAACCCTACACTCAGAACAGCAAGGAAAGAGGAAAGAAGCCCAAATAATAGTGGGGACAGTAAGATGAGGAGGAGCTTGGGGTTCAGGGAAAATCCCCATCAACACACAATCCTTAAACCTGTCACCTACTGAAATATCGACCCTTTGGCCCACGTCCACGTGACTATACTGAACAGGATGCCTAAGTTAAATTCAACTGCTGCCCTCACATGATCCACCTGCCTCCATATTCATGGGTCTATCAAGAATCAACTAAACCTGGTGGCCTATTCCAAGAGCTCACCGCTCCATGGGTAAAATATTTACCCTGAAATTCTTAAATTCTTCCCTCTCCCGTCACCTGAAATACATGCCCTTTATCATGTGACGCTTTTACCAGGGAGGAAAAATGACTGTCCATCTTGAACACTCTCTCTCCCTATGTGAACTCGCTGGTGTCCCCAAAGACCAGAGAGCTGAGTGAActccttcccacacagggagcaggggaatgatctctccccagtgtgaatgtTCCGATGGGCCCGTAGTGAGGAGGACTGGGTGAATCCCTTTCCACACTTGCTACAAGAGAAtagtttctccccagtgtgaacccgctgatGTGCCCTCAAGCTAGAGGGCCGAGAGAACCTcttcccgcacagggagcaggtgaatggtttctccccagtatGAACTCTCTGGTGCCTCAGAAGGTACGAGGACCGGGTGAATCCGATCCCACACAGTGAGCATGTGAATGGTCTCTCTCCATTGTGAATTCTAACGTGGCCCTGCAGAGAGGAGGAATCGGCAAATCTCTTTCCGCACTTGCTGCAAGagaacggtttctccccagtgtgaactctTTGGTGCCTCAGAAGATAAGAGGACCGGGTGAATCCCACCCCACACACGGAGCatgtgaacggtttctccccagtgtgaattctCTGGTGACCCAGCAGAGAGGAGGAATCAGCGAATCCCATTCCACACTTGATGCAAGAGAACGGTTTCTCCCCGTTGTGAAATCTCTGGTGTCTCAGCAAGGCAGAGGACTGCGGGAACCCTTTCCCACACagagagcaggtgaatggtttctccccagtgtgaatccGCTGGTGTGCCTGAAGGCCGGAGGCCTGTgtgaaccccttcccgcacagggagcaggtgaatggtctctccccagtgtgaacccgctggtgtgctTGCAGTCGGTAGGGCTGA comes from Narcine bancroftii isolate sNarBan1 chromosome 5, sNarBan1.hap1, whole genome shotgun sequence and encodes:
- the LOC138764780 gene encoding zinc finger protein 229-like, with the translated sequence MEGQVTSNTADETLQCEEGLSVDLLETHPCAPTGERLYPCSKCGEGFASSEALLQHQCVPTRGSPFPCSDCGKNFQTCKDLEEQGCVPPGENSFTCHVCGKGFAQSFSLLQHQNFHSGERAFKCIVCGKGFSRPSHLQQHQRIHTGEKPFACSLCGIGFTQSSTLLRHQRVHTGEKPFTCSLCGKGFTQPYRLQAHQRVHTGERPFTCSLCGKGFTQASGLQAHQRIHTGEKPFTCSLCGKGFPQSSALLRHQRFHNGEKPFSCIKCGMGFADSSSLLGHQRIHTGEKPFTCSVCGVGFTRSSYLLRHQRVHTGEKPFSCSKCGKRFADSSSLQGHVRIHNGERPFTCSLCGIGFTRSSYLLRHQRVHTGEKPFTCSLCGKRFSRPSSLRAHQRVHTGEKLFSCSKCGKGFTQSSSLRAHRNIHTGERSFPCSLCGKEFTQLSGLWGHQRVHIGRESVQDGQSFFLPGKSVT